A single region of the Bdellovibrio sp. GT3 genome encodes:
- a CDS encoding calcium:proton antiporter produces the protein MNRSNLRLLTSWTTVLVYFLALSTWMATVTSPIMLGVLFVAFFAVVLWAAFGVVHEAEVLAEVLGEPYGTLILTLSIVIIEVALVGAVMLGSGAAPTMGRDTMFAVLMIVMNGVVGLGLFIGGLKHREQSYNLQGAASYLSVLIPLTCIALILPNFTTSTAEGTLSFWQSTYFSVFSIALYGVFLITQTGRHRAFYVHQIEGKVDEDVDAPRAPINWKEMRKHVFLLLANILPIVLLSKGLAKILDAEIKALDLPLALGGVVVAAVVFAPEGISALRAVARNDLQRTINLCLGAATSTVGLTVPVILAIGTITGQTVILGLAPREVTLLGMTLILSTLTFSNRRTTMLEGTVHLILFLVYLVLVFNP, from the coding sequence ATGAATCGTTCTAATTTACGTTTGCTGACATCATGGACAACTGTTCTTGTGTATTTTCTGGCTTTGTCGACTTGGATGGCCACGGTGACCTCTCCAATTATGTTGGGGGTTCTGTTCGTCGCATTTTTTGCGGTGGTTTTGTGGGCGGCTTTTGGAGTTGTTCATGAGGCCGAAGTATTGGCGGAAGTTTTAGGGGAGCCCTATGGCACACTGATCCTCACGTTGTCGATCGTGATCATCGAGGTGGCTCTGGTGGGTGCTGTGATGCTGGGATCGGGAGCTGCTCCAACCATGGGACGCGATACGATGTTCGCGGTACTCATGATCGTGATGAATGGTGTCGTGGGCTTGGGACTTTTTATCGGAGGTCTAAAGCATCGCGAACAGTCCTACAATCTTCAAGGTGCAGCGTCTTATCTTTCTGTTTTGATTCCCCTGACCTGTATTGCTCTGATACTTCCAAACTTCACGACGTCAACGGCAGAAGGCACTTTGTCGTTTTGGCAGTCCACGTATTTTTCTGTTTTCTCCATTGCATTGTATGGGGTCTTTCTGATCACACAGACGGGACGTCACCGGGCATTTTATGTGCATCAAATTGAGGGCAAGGTTGACGAGGATGTCGATGCTCCTCGTGCACCTATTAACTGGAAGGAGATGCGCAAGCACGTGTTTTTGCTTTTGGCGAATATTCTGCCAATCGTGCTTTTATCCAAGGGTCTCGCAAAAATTCTGGATGCGGAAATCAAAGCTCTGGATTTGCCGCTGGCTCTGGGTGGTGTTGTTGTTGCGGCCGTGGTTTTTGCTCCAGAGGGGATCAGTGCATTGCGTGCGGTTGCGCGCAATGATCTGCAAAGAACAATCAATCTATGTCTGGGGGCCGCAACCTCCACGGTGGGTTTGACCGTTCCGGTAATTTTGGCAATTGGTACGATCACAGGCCAAACAGTTATTTTAGGGCTCGCGCCTCGCGAAGTGACTCTACTGGGAATGACCTTGATCCTAAGCACTTTGACGTTCTCAAATAGACGAACCACAATGCTCGAGGGAACTGTGCATTTGATTTTGTTCCTCGTGTATCTGGTTTTGGTATTCAATCCGTAA
- a CDS encoding SDR family NAD(P)-dependent oxidoreductase, producing the protein MELKDHVIIVTGAASGIGREAAVVLAKKGAKILCADFNDQGAEKTAEELREIGVLSHSFKVDVSKADQVKAMVDFAVEKFGTLNGIFNNAGIGLVKPFLEMDPASYLKVIEVDQHSVYYGMYYAAKKMVQLGSKGTFVNTASIYGTMASEGSFNYNAAKAAVVMMSKTAALELASHGIRVVGVAPGFINTPILGDNKEVKDSLAKQHMHNRLIEPEKVASVVAFLFTDAAQAINGTTVPVDDGFLVFKK; encoded by the coding sequence GTGGAATTAAAGGATCATGTCATCATCGTGACCGGCGCCGCAAGTGGCATTGGCCGGGAGGCCGCAGTTGTGCTTGCCAAGAAGGGCGCAAAGATTTTATGCGCCGACTTTAACGACCAGGGGGCGGAAAAAACCGCCGAAGAACTGCGTGAAATCGGTGTCCTCTCTCATTCATTCAAAGTGGATGTTTCCAAAGCTGACCAGGTGAAGGCCATGGTTGATTTTGCCGTTGAGAAATTCGGCACCTTAAATGGAATTTTCAATAATGCGGGCATTGGCCTGGTGAAACCTTTTCTGGAAATGGATCCAGCTTCGTATTTGAAAGTGATCGAAGTCGATCAACACAGTGTCTACTACGGCATGTACTACGCTGCAAAAAAAATGGTTCAACTTGGAAGCAAAGGAACCTTTGTCAACACCGCCTCCATTTATGGGACCATGGCTTCAGAGGGAAGCTTTAACTACAATGCTGCGAAAGCCGCCGTCGTGATGATGAGTAAAACGGCCGCCCTTGAACTTGCCAGCCATGGCATTCGTGTGGTGGGCGTGGCCCCGGGATTTATCAATACCCCGATACTGGGTGACAACAAAGAAGTGAAAGACTCTTTGGCAAAACAGCACATGCACAATCGCCTGATTGAACCTGAAAAGGTAGCCAGCGTTGTGGCCTTCTTGTTTACCGACGCCGCCCAGGCCATCAACGGAACCACCGTTCCTGTCGACGATGGATTTCTGGTTTTCAAAAAATAA
- a CDS encoding cytochrome c biogenesis protein ResB, translating into MVEFIRFFKKILKAFASLRLAVMLLLILSILICIGTIVESRLDAQAAKVFVYGSVWMQLTMGLLVISLIAVIADRWPWQRKHAAFILAHIGVIMIVVGSIITQQKGIDGTIRLVPGEKSAAVTVPETELILYRSKDGASYDIVYSEPVQFLKHPILPEKPFLIKTKESEIEIVESVPYGVPKRNVQNSLIAQSGAGLRFQMMNDRIQTLEWLVQRNVFEKINFDMGPVLVSMGGLWQRNLERHEIRLVPQPTGAQYSFYQKNQADPTAKGELVEGDKVHTPWMGLEFRMLRYFPKAELKWDLQKLDHPTPQSTAALLVRQGGHENWLFLNDYLKIFTESHVYLLSYRNRQVDLGFPLELKEFRKTKYPGSSKAMAYESTVGYADGKDVVISMNEPLQYEGFSIYQAGFDPLPNSSQFASILSVNRDPGRPLKYLGSLIMTLGILLLFYFRKQYRQKP; encoded by the coding sequence ATGGTTGAATTCATCCGTTTTTTTAAGAAAATATTGAAGGCATTTGCATCATTGCGATTGGCGGTGATGTTGCTTTTGATTCTTTCTATTCTGATCTGTATCGGCACGATTGTGGAAAGTCGTCTTGATGCCCAGGCTGCCAAAGTTTTTGTTTACGGATCAGTTTGGATGCAACTGACCATGGGGCTTCTTGTAATCAGTCTTATTGCGGTGATTGCAGATCGTTGGCCCTGGCAAAGAAAGCACGCCGCATTCATATTGGCTCATATCGGCGTAATTATGATTGTGGTGGGATCCATCATCACTCAGCAAAAAGGTATTGATGGGACAATCCGTCTGGTGCCCGGGGAGAAAAGCGCTGCCGTAACGGTGCCTGAGACAGAGTTGATTTTGTACCGCTCCAAAGACGGAGCCAGTTACGATATAGTTTATTCAGAACCCGTTCAATTTTTAAAGCATCCCATACTTCCAGAAAAACCCTTTCTGATTAAAACCAAAGAATCGGAAATTGAAATTGTAGAGTCTGTTCCTTACGGAGTTCCCAAGCGCAATGTGCAAAACTCATTGATCGCGCAAAGCGGGGCGGGGCTTCGATTCCAGATGATGAATGACCGAATCCAGACATTAGAGTGGCTGGTGCAAAGAAATGTTTTTGAAAAAATCAATTTCGATATGGGACCGGTGCTGGTTTCAATGGGTGGATTGTGGCAAAGAAATCTGGAACGACATGAGATTCGTCTGGTGCCGCAGCCGACAGGAGCCCAATATAGTTTTTATCAGAAAAACCAAGCAGATCCCACTGCCAAGGGGGAGCTTGTTGAGGGCGACAAGGTCCATACTCCGTGGATGGGGCTGGAGTTCCGCATGCTCCGTTACTTTCCAAAGGCCGAACTAAAATGGGATCTGCAAAAATTAGATCATCCGACCCCGCAAAGCACGGCAGCACTTTTAGTTCGTCAGGGCGGACATGAGAACTGGCTGTTTTTGAATGACTATCTTAAGATTTTTACGGAATCCCACGTTTACTTATTGAGCTACCGAAACCGTCAGGTGGATTTGGGGTTTCCGTTGGAACTTAAGGAATTCAGAAAGACCAAGTATCCCGGCAGCAGCAAAGCCATGGCTTATGAAAGCACCGTTGGTTATGCTGATGGAAAAGATGTCGTGATCTCCATGAACGAGCCGTTGCAATACGAAGGCTTCAGTATTTATCAGGCGGGGTTTGATCCGCTACCGAACTCCTCGCAGTTTGCCAGTATCTTGTCAGTCAATCGCGACCCGGGAAGACCTTTGAAATACCTGGGGTCGCTTATTATGACTCTGGGGATTTTGCTTTTGTTTTACTTTAGAAAACAATATCGCCAAAAACCCTAG
- a CDS encoding dihydrofolate reductase family protein, with protein MKTIYFAAASLDGYIADKNDSLEWLFKNGPSDLSFIKSFMDGIGALAMGAATYEWLLNYNSKNNEPWPYQIPCLVFTHRKLNPVEGADIRFVQGDVGPLHKELVRLANGKNVWLVGGGELVGLFHDQGLVDEMQIQTVAVFLNEGKKLFSRRTETAFKIKQINQRGDTCVDVVYSVK; from the coding sequence ATGAAAACAATCTATTTTGCTGCCGCGAGCCTGGATGGATACATTGCCGATAAAAATGATTCCCTGGAGTGGCTGTTTAAAAACGGCCCTTCTGATTTAAGTTTCATCAAAAGCTTCATGGACGGCATTGGTGCTCTGGCAATGGGGGCTGCAACCTATGAGTGGCTCCTGAACTATAATAGTAAAAATAATGAGCCTTGGCCGTACCAAATCCCCTGCCTGGTTTTTACTCATCGAAAACTGAACCCCGTTGAAGGAGCAGACATTCGCTTCGTTCAGGGTGATGTGGGACCTCTCCACAAGGAGTTAGTCCGACTGGCCAATGGTAAAAACGTATGGCTGGTTGGCGGTGGCGAACTGGTGGGACTGTTCCATGACCAGGGCCTGGTAGATGAGATGCAGATTCAAACGGTGGCAGTGTTCTTAAACGAGGGCAAAAAGCTCTTCTCCCGCCGAACGGAGACTGCGTTTAAGATCAAGCAAATCAATCAGCGCGGCGACACCTGTGTGGATGTAGTTTATTCGGTGAAATAA
- a CDS encoding OsmC family protein, whose amino-acid sequence MRAKVHRIDGHHFKFEVRGMQGDLDVALSDAKSEGPSPKELVLAALCGCTGTDVVDLMAKFQVQYESFDLEARAGLTDKHPKIFTRIDLTYSVKGPNVDGAQVVEAAKRSTHQYSGTAAMLSKAVPIFYSVQVNGETIANDQAQFA is encoded by the coding sequence ATGAGAGCAAAAGTTCACAGAATAGACGGTCACCATTTTAAATTTGAGGTTCGCGGCATGCAAGGAGATCTGGACGTCGCTCTGTCTGATGCAAAGTCTGAAGGTCCCAGCCCTAAAGAGCTGGTTCTGGCAGCACTGTGCGGCTGCACAGGAACCGATGTTGTGGACTTGATGGCAAAGTTTCAGGTTCAGTATGAAAGTTTTGATTTGGAAGCACGTGCGGGACTCACCGATAAGCATCCCAAAATCTTTACGCGCATTGATTTAACTTATTCCGTCAAAGGCCCAAATGTGGATGGCGCCCAGGTGGTTGAAGCGGCAAAAAGATCCACCCACCAATACAGTGGGACGGCCGCAATGCTGTCCAAAGCGGTGCCGATATTCTATTCTGTGCAAGTAAATGGAGAGACGATTGCCAATGATCAGGCGCAATTTGCCTGA
- a CDS encoding DUF4423 domain-containing protein, with protein sequence MNIFEATDYKKALKEKLHFLNSTRSSRKLTVRGMAEKVGIQHTYISRVFNNDGVHFSEDHLFELGHLLELSKEEIEFLIFLRAFEVSTSKLRKDHLKKKIETIRQDYKITAKQTGSRVDSISSDMHHLLDPFSVVTLAAFSVPEFAQKPKLLCNLLGFSQVKLKEVINKLKLQGYIDFDAESFTVTNLQVPHIHYSVDHPLMRAHQQLMRTLCSAQLMKIDESAKRSFMVTFGADAKAIAEIRRRFSTFLSEIEPLVIEAKTENVYQLNFDVFEWC encoded by the coding sequence ATGAATATCTTTGAAGCCACCGATTATAAGAAAGCACTGAAGGAAAAACTGCATTTTCTCAATTCCACGCGCTCCAGCCGTAAACTGACAGTGCGGGGAATGGCCGAGAAAGTGGGAATTCAACATACCTACATTTCTCGTGTCTTTAACAATGACGGCGTTCACTTCAGCGAGGACCATCTTTTTGAATTGGGTCACCTATTGGAACTTAGCAAAGAGGAAATCGAGTTTTTGATTTTCTTACGAGCCTTTGAGGTTTCGACATCGAAACTTCGTAAAGATCACTTAAAAAAGAAGATCGAAACGATTCGGCAAGACTATAAAATTACTGCAAAACAAACGGGCTCTCGTGTCGATTCGATCAGTAGTGACATGCACCACCTACTGGATCCTTTTTCCGTTGTCACACTGGCAGCTTTCTCGGTGCCGGAGTTTGCACAAAAACCCAAACTGCTTTGCAATTTGTTGGGGTTTTCCCAGGTGAAGTTGAAGGAAGTGATCAATAAACTTAAACTTCAAGGCTATATTGATTTTGATGCCGAAAGCTTCACTGTCACCAATCTACAGGTACCCCATATTCACTATTCAGTGGATCACCCCTTGATGCGCGCTCATCAACAGTTAATGCGAACGTTGTGCTCAGCTCAACTGATGAAAATAGATGAGAGCGCTAAACGGTCCTTCATGGTGACTTTCGGTGCCGATGCCAAAGCAATTGCAGAGATACGTCGCAGGTTTTCGACCTTTCTATCGGAGATTGAACCGTTGGTCATCGAGGCCAAGACCGAAAATGTGTATCAGTTAAACTTCGACGTTTTTGAGTGGTGCTAG
- a CDS encoding S8/S53 family peptidase has translation MRNLRKLLLTLTVFTTTWAHAFVELEARQPLEVEGGILSPFWAQEYVGADLVKEDLRKIPGLQAVPFSILDNGFEKQHINLTREISFDIEADRGRKLTANHGTNVANIINGPGMISMSELVDYVQLRKVYPGAFYINAINEISTLPTPPQVISNSMGWPDGRITEMAKEMDAKGIIWVFAAGNDHPEAIDDFERTSAVISVGSYSPRGLQTVYSQESIELDILAPADDYQASINGRGEQGLFGATSGATPMVAGTIANLKALLPTLNRQQAELLLKRTALRSFHQLYSKTNKTGLLNSYKAVQVAMRIRLACHSDAECVRKEIDNKLNYRFAEVAMSPLTLQVCTDSSLKLAKDDMQTLRKNFFLNPQDTRFAKLLSCAYRNEGYSINSDYYDTQSLISSHPEMVQLKIQKQAIQAVTHDYTNSSALRDLELLDESFTQALQQALQTQTGMPSYNVEQYLERLKQVQAIKLGRQAK, from the coding sequence ATGAGAAACCTTCGCAAACTTCTACTGACTTTGACTGTATTCACCACCACTTGGGCCCATGCCTTTGTGGAGCTGGAGGCACGCCAACCTTTGGAAGTTGAAGGCGGCATCCTTTCCCCTTTCTGGGCGCAGGAATATGTCGGCGCTGACCTGGTGAAGGAAGATCTTCGAAAAATTCCCGGCCTGCAAGCAGTGCCGTTTTCAATTCTGGATAATGGCTTTGAAAAACAGCACATCAACCTGACTCGCGAAATCTCTTTCGATATTGAAGCCGATCGTGGCCGCAAGCTAACTGCCAATCATGGTACCAACGTTGCCAACATCATCAATGGCCCAGGCATGATTTCCATGTCGGAGCTGGTGGACTATGTTCAGCTTCGCAAAGTTTATCCCGGTGCCTTCTACATCAACGCCATCAATGAAATCAGCACTCTGCCAACACCACCACAAGTGATCTCAAACTCCATGGGCTGGCCCGACGGGCGCATCACGGAAATGGCGAAAGAGATGGATGCCAAGGGCATCATCTGGGTGTTTGCCGCTGGCAACGATCACCCCGAAGCGATCGACGACTTTGAACGAACGTCTGCGGTGATATCCGTGGGCTCTTACTCCCCGCGTGGCCTTCAAACTGTTTACTCTCAGGAATCCATTGAACTGGATATCCTGGCACCTGCTGATGACTACCAGGCCTCAATCAATGGGCGTGGTGAGCAAGGACTATTTGGTGCAACCAGTGGTGCCACACCAATGGTTGCGGGCACAATTGCCAATCTTAAAGCCCTGCTTCCCACTTTGAATCGCCAACAAGCAGAACTGCTCCTTAAAAGAACGGCGCTGCGCTCGTTTCACCAGCTTTACTCAAAGACCAATAAAACGGGCCTGCTAAATTCCTACAAGGCCGTGCAGGTTGCGATGCGCATTCGTCTTGCGTGTCACAGCGATGCGGAATGTGTTCGCAAGGAAATCGATAACAAGCTGAATTACAGATTTGCGGAAGTCGCAATGAGCCCACTGACATTGCAGGTGTGCACAGACAGCTCCCTGAAGCTTGCTAAAGACGACATGCAGACTTTGCGCAAAAACTTTTTCCTAAATCCTCAGGACACCCGTTTCGCCAAGTTGCTATCCTGCGCTTATCGTAACGAGGGATACTCCATCAACTCCGATTATTACGATACACAGAGTTTAATCTCCTCCCATCCCGAAATGGTGCAGCTGAAAATCCAAAAGCAGGCTATTCAAGCGGTCACCCATGACTACACCAACAGCTCCGCGTTGAGAGACCTTGAACTCTTGGATGAGTCCTTCACCCAAGCCCTTCAACAGGCCTTGCAAACGCAAACAGGCATGCCTAGTTACAATGTCGAGCAATACCTGGAGCGTCTAAAACAAGTGCAAGCCATCAAACTAGGTCGCCAAGCAAAATAA
- a CDS encoding YdeI/OmpD-associated family protein produces the protein MKIHYFKTQSDLRRWLTKNHDSVTELWIGFYKKTSGKSGITPAEALDEVLCFGWIDGIRKSVDEISYCNRFTPRRPKSVWSKINTQHVQRLTKAGLMMPAGLKAVADAKADGRWKKAYNSPKSMEVPDDFLKALNKNKKAKAFYKTLKKANLFSIAFRLHNAKKAETREKLKLKIIQMLEDGITPFA, from the coding sequence ATGAAGATTCATTACTTTAAAACCCAATCTGACCTAAGACGCTGGCTTACGAAAAATCACGATTCAGTGACTGAGCTATGGATTGGGTTTTATAAGAAAACTTCTGGGAAATCCGGAATTACACCCGCTGAAGCCCTGGACGAAGTCTTATGTTTCGGTTGGATTGATGGAATCAGAAAGTCCGTTGACGAGATTTCTTATTGCAATCGCTTTACTCCCCGCCGCCCCAAAAGTGTCTGGTCAAAGATCAATACCCAGCACGTGCAACGCCTCACCAAGGCGGGACTGATGATGCCGGCAGGCTTAAAAGCTGTTGCGGATGCGAAAGCTGATGGCCGATGGAAGAAGGCCTATAACTCGCCAAAGTCGATGGAAGTCCCGGATGATTTTCTAAAAGCCTTAAACAAAAACAAGAAGGCCAAGGCCTTCTATAAAACCCTGAAAAAGGCGAATCTTTTCTCTATTGCTTTCCGACTCCATAATGCAAAGAAGGCGGAAACACGGGAAAAATTGAAGCTGAAAATCATCCAAATGTTGGAAGATGGCATTACACCATTCGCCTGA
- a CDS encoding DUF3011 domain-containing protein, whose protein sequence is MNRILIALVSVMAFTQIAQAQAGYYNEDYRPAGMDRRGCDDQIDEPEVEYMDCDSEDNKYNECWVNGRGVRSIRLYSKNSRSECVANKSFGFKGSVIWVDKGCRATFEIKR, encoded by the coding sequence ATGAATAGAATTTTAATCGCACTGGTATCTGTTATGGCGTTTACACAAATTGCTCAGGCACAAGCTGGTTATTATAACGAAGACTACCGACCCGCAGGTATGGATCGTCGCGGCTGTGATGACCAAATCGATGAGCCTGAAGTGGAGTACATGGACTGCGATTCAGAAGATAACAAATATAATGAGTGTTGGGTTAATGGCCGCGGAGTACGATCTATTAGACTATACAGTAAAAACTCTCGCTCTGAATGTGTTGCAAACAAAAGCTTCGGATTCAAAGGAAGCGTAATTTGGGTAGATAAAGGTTGCAGAGCAACTTTCGAAATCAAAAGATAA
- a CDS encoding GNAT family N-acetyltransferase produces MIEFKKAQLTNLSDINALIEGSRSVWNYPEEYAKASLHLITMDEKTLNSEICYEIRNPELVGFLSFEKREDEVFLENLWIKKSTLKQGIGAATSKFIDQLANENGWSKIQVFPDPPAEGFYLKCGYINTGNKFPSRIQGRPTFTLFEKAY; encoded by the coding sequence ATGATCGAATTTAAAAAAGCTCAGCTCACCAACTTGTCAGATATAAATGCTTTGATCGAGGGATCACGCTCTGTTTGGAATTACCCGGAAGAATACGCCAAAGCATCTTTGCATTTAATTACGATGGACGAGAAAACACTAAACTCTGAAATTTGCTATGAGATCAGAAATCCCGAACTGGTGGGCTTTCTTTCATTTGAGAAAAGAGAAGATGAAGTTTTTCTGGAAAATCTATGGATTAAAAAATCGACTCTAAAGCAAGGAATTGGCGCTGCCACCAGCAAGTTTATCGATCAACTTGCCAACGAAAATGGCTGGTCAAAAATTCAAGTTTTCCCCGACCCACCGGCCGAAGGTTTTTATTTAAAATGTGGTTACATCAATACGGGAAATAAATTTCCATCACGCATTCAAGGCCGTCCCACATTTACTCTTTTTGAAAAAGCCTATTAG
- a CDS encoding aldehyde dehydrogenase family protein has protein sequence MAQVLPAFPGIPEINGRILINGELRSQGFETIPVHSTCTTEPELKKIGTTPHVSVEILREAVQAASAAWGKGLGEWATAKMEERINAVMKFRNGMVQQRELICRLLMWEIGKTWIDSQAEFDRTIQYIDDTVDEVKNMEREAGRFHFSGGVMAQIRRAPLGVTLCMGPFNYPLNETFTTLIPALIMGNTAIVKVARYGQLLWDPLLEVFRDAFPKGVVNVINGLGREIVNPVVRDGKIDVLAFIGTSKVASQIKIAHPQPFRFRSILSLEAKNPAIIMEDADLDNAVSECAKGALSFNGQRCTALKMIFVHKKVASEFTKRLVQKIDSMKPGMPWDEGVAITPLPDPKKSEYLNSLINDAVAKGAELANKEKGGKIHDGIYFPAVLARVPLNSRIAIEEQFGPVVPIAEFEDYKEIEDYILNSPYGNQASVFGQDAQMLGVMIDRLSNQVCRININSQCQRGPDVYPFTGRKNSAEGTLSVYDALRSFSIRCMVAAKQDQASRQVIQGVLHQDSSNFLSMNVVL, from the coding sequence ATGGCACAGGTACTACCAGCTTTCCCAGGCATTCCCGAAATCAATGGTCGCATTCTGATCAACGGCGAATTACGAAGTCAGGGATTTGAGACCATTCCCGTCCACTCGACCTGCACCACTGAGCCCGAGCTTAAGAAGATCGGCACGACACCTCACGTGAGTGTAGAAATTCTAAGAGAGGCCGTGCAGGCCGCCTCTGCAGCATGGGGCAAGGGACTGGGGGAGTGGGCCACGGCGAAAATGGAGGAACGAATAAATGCTGTTATGAAGTTTCGCAACGGCATGGTTCAGCAACGCGAACTTATCTGTCGCTTGCTAATGTGGGAGATTGGAAAAACCTGGATTGATTCTCAAGCGGAGTTTGATCGCACCATTCAATACATCGATGACACGGTTGATGAAGTTAAAAACATGGAACGTGAAGCCGGTCGCTTTCATTTTTCCGGTGGTGTCATGGCGCAAATTCGCCGGGCCCCCTTGGGTGTGACACTTTGTATGGGGCCTTTTAATTATCCTTTGAATGAAACTTTCACGACGTTGATTCCGGCTTTGATTATGGGGAATACCGCCATCGTTAAGGTCGCTCGCTATGGGCAATTGCTGTGGGATCCGTTGCTGGAGGTCTTTCGGGACGCTTTTCCAAAGGGTGTGGTGAATGTTATCAATGGATTGGGGCGCGAAATCGTCAATCCCGTCGTCCGTGATGGCAAAATTGATGTCCTGGCTTTCATTGGCACCAGCAAGGTCGCCAGTCAGATCAAGATTGCGCATCCTCAGCCCTTTCGTTTTCGCAGTATTCTAAGTCTGGAAGCAAAGAACCCTGCGATCATCATGGAAGATGCGGACCTGGATAATGCGGTCAGTGAGTGCGCGAAAGGAGCTCTTTCGTTTAATGGACAAAGGTGTACGGCATTGAAAATGATTTTTGTGCATAAAAAAGTGGCCAGTGAGTTTACCAAGCGCCTGGTGCAAAAAATCGATTCCATGAAACCCGGTATGCCTTGGGATGAAGGAGTGGCGATCACTCCGCTTCCGGACCCCAAAAAATCCGAGTACCTGAATAGTCTGATCAATGATGCTGTTGCGAAAGGCGCTGAACTGGCCAATAAAGAAAAAGGTGGAAAAATTCACGACGGTATTTACTTTCCTGCGGTGCTGGCTCGGGTCCCGTTGAATTCAAGAATCGCGATTGAGGAACAATTCGGACCCGTGGTTCCGATTGCAGAGTTTGAAGACTATAAGGAGATTGAAGATTATATTTTAAATTCTCCCTATGGAAATCAAGCCAGTGTGTTTGGTCAGGATGCACAAATGTTAGGAGTTATGATTGATCGACTGAGCAACCAAGTGTGTCGTATCAATATCAACAGTCAGTGCCAGCGCGGACCCGATGTGTATCCGTTCACAGGAAGAAAGAATTCAGCAGAAGGTACATTGAGTGTCTATGATGCACTTCGATCATTCAGTATCCGCTGTATGGTGGCAGCTAAGCAGGATCAGGCTTCTCGTCAGGTGATACAGGGCGTGCTTCATCAGGACAGTTCCAATTTTCTTTCCATGAACGTGGTGTTGTAG